In Methylobacterium aquaticum, the following are encoded in one genomic region:
- a CDS encoding YcjX family protein → MPPLTDLAARAGSLAKSVTEATRSLAEASNDLLVQPTVRLGVTGLARSGKTVFTTALVHQLTGLHPLPALRASQEGRLRRARLVPQPDDAVTRFPYEDHFAALTETRHWPRSTDRISQLRLEIDYERKSGWRTGPASLMVDIVDYPGEWLLDLALIEQTFEGWSRETIAAAERPGRTAMAAPWLASLRALDPNQPLDEIVAERASEAFTLYLAAVRAGPEAVATTPPGRFLMPGDLAGSPALTFAPLILNGPVNPDSLGGLMQRRFEAYKTRVVTPFFRDHFQRIDRQIVLVDVLAAVDAGAAALAELEEALDRVLMSLRVGRNTLLSRFFAPRADKILFAATKADHLHHTSHDRLDALLRLLVARSLRRTEAAGAHVSTQALASVRSTRETVVHDGPHAFRAVAGTPEAGETIDGETFDGETEAAIFPGELPERPEAVLEGAVTPGSLRFPRFRPPQVSRDALGRPGRLPQIRLDRALNFLIGDRLA, encoded by the coding sequence GTGCCGCCCCTGACCGACCTCGCCGCGCGTGCCGGCTCCCTCGCCAAGTCCGTCACCGAGGCGACGCGCTCCCTCGCCGAGGCCTCGAACGACCTCTTGGTCCAGCCGACCGTGCGGCTCGGCGTCACCGGGCTCGCCCGCTCCGGCAAGACGGTGTTCACTACCGCCCTGGTGCATCAGCTCACCGGCCTGCACCCGCTGCCGGCGCTCCGCGCCTCGCAGGAGGGCCGCCTGCGCCGGGCCCGCCTGGTGCCGCAGCCCGACGACGCGGTGACGCGCTTTCCCTACGAGGACCATTTCGCGGCCCTGACCGAGACGCGGCACTGGCCGCGCTCGACCGACCGGATCAGCCAGCTGCGCCTCGAGATCGATTACGAGCGCAAGAGCGGCTGGCGCACCGGACCGGCGAGCCTGATGGTCGACATCGTCGATTACCCGGGCGAGTGGCTGCTCGACCTCGCGTTGATCGAGCAGACCTTCGAGGGCTGGTCGCGCGAGACGATCGCCGCCGCCGAGCGCCCCGGCCGGACCGCGATGGCGGCGCCCTGGCTCGCCTCCTTAAGGGCTCTCGATCCGAACCAGCCCCTCGACGAGATCGTGGCCGAGCGGGCGAGCGAGGCGTTCACGCTCTACCTCGCCGCCGTGCGCGCCGGGCCCGAGGCGGTGGCGACGACGCCGCCGGGCCGCTTCCTGATGCCGGGCGACCTCGCCGGCTCGCCGGCCCTGACCTTCGCGCCCCTGATCCTGAACGGCCCGGTCAACCCCGACAGCTTGGGCGGCCTGATGCAGCGCCGCTTCGAGGCCTACAAAACCCGGGTGGTGACGCCGTTCTTCCGCGACCATTTCCAGCGCATCGACCGCCAGATCGTGCTGGTCGACGTGCTGGCCGCGGTCGATGCCGGGGCGGCGGCCCTCGCCGAGCTGGAGGAGGCCCTGGACCGGGTGCTGATGAGCCTGCGGGTCGGGCGCAACACCCTGCTGTCGCGGTTCTTCGCGCCGCGGGCGGACAAGATCCTGTTCGCCGCCACCAAGGCCGACCACCTCCACCATACCAGCCACGACCGGCTCGACGCGCTGCTGCGCCTCCTCGTCGCCCGCTCGCTAAGGCGCACGGAGGCCGCGGGCGCCCATGTCAGCACCCAGGCGCTGGCCTCCGTACGCTCGACCCGCGAGACGGTGGTGCATGACGGGCCGCACGCCTTCCGGGCGGTGGCCGGCACGCCGGAGGCGGGCGAGACCATCGACGGCGAGACCTTCGACGGCGAGACGGAAGCGGCGATCTTCCCCGGCGAGTTGCCGGAGCGGCCCGAAGCCGTGCTCGAAGGCGCGGTGACGCCGGGCTCGCTGCGCTTCCCGCGCTTCCGGCCGCCGCAGGTGTCCCGCGATGCGCTCGGCCGCCCGGGCCGCCTGCCGCAGATCCGCCTCGACCGCGCCCTGAACTTCCTGATCGGCGACCGCCTCGCCTGA